In a genomic window of Malaclemys terrapin pileata isolate rMalTer1 chromosome 17, rMalTer1.hap1, whole genome shotgun sequence:
- the LOC128825429 gene encoding uncharacterized protein LOC128825429 produces MQSSPAEVTMQSLNRKRAPAWTDWEVLDLIAVWGDESELSELRSKKRNVKIYEKISKAMTERGYSQDVTQCRVKIKELRQVYQKTKESNGCSGSQPQTCRFYEALHSILGAAATTTPPLSMDSDDGVLSTATSSELFADGEDEEGDEEDEAVDSAFNADFPDSQDLFITLMEIPYQPSQGGNPDHESGETSVAASVSRATPASPSQRLAQIRRQKKRTRDEMFSELMVCSQAEAAQQTQWRENMSQYQRSHSEMEDRWRQKDQQATQTLLGLMREQTDMLRRLVDVLQDRRQEDRAPLHSISNRPPPPQSSIPPLTQSPKKEGRQGP; encoded by the exons atgcaaagctctccagcagaggtgaccatgcaatcgctgaatagaaagagggccccagcatggactgattgggaagtcttggatctgatcgctgtgtggggcgatgagtctgagctttcggagctgcgatcgaaaaaacggaatgtgaagatctacgagaagatctccaaagccatgacagagagaggatacagccaggatgtaacgcagtgccgcgtgaaaatcaaggagctgagacaagtgtaccagaagaccaaagagtcaaacggatgctccggatcccagccccagacatgccgtttctatgaggcactgcattccattctaggtgcggctgctaccactaccccaccactgtccatggactctgacgatggggtattgtcgacggccacttcctcggagctgttcgcggacggagaagatgaggaaggagatgaggaggacgaggcagtcgacagcgctttcaacgctgatttccccgacagccaggatctcttcatcaccctcatggagatcccctaccaaccttcccaaggcggtaacccggaccatgaatcaggggaaacatcagtag ctgcaagcgtctcccgagctaccccggcatccccctcccagaggctggcacagatcaGGCGGcaaaagaagaggacacgggacgagatgttctcagaacttatggtctgttcccaagccgaggcggcacagcagacccagtggagggagaacatgtcgcaataccagcgatcacacagcgaaatggaggacaggtggcggcagaaagaccagcaggcgactcaaacgctgcttggactaatgagggagcaaacggacatgctccggcgccttgtagatgttctgcaggaccggaggcaggaggacagagccccgctgcattctatctctaaccgccctcccccgccacaaagttccatcccccccctcacccaaagtcccaagaaggaggggcggcaggggccatga